One window of the Armatimonadota bacterium genome contains the following:
- a CDS encoding HEPN domain-containing protein, with product MPHNPIEPGSAKDWLRHAASDLAVASEANIQGVLPQTLCFHAQQAVEKSLKAVLVHLGCEYPLTHVIARLITLIKQQGIDWPDELDAAADLTIYAVQLRYPGANPEIAQEEYDEAVDIAKCVMEWAGHIVDSA from the coding sequence ATGCCGCATAACCCTATTGAACCCGGCAGCGCAAAGGATTGGCTCCGGCATGCAGCCAGCGATCTTGCGGTCGCGTCCGAGGCAAATATTCAAGGGGTTTTGCCGCAGACTCTCTGCTTTCATGCTCAGCAGGCAGTCGAAAAGAGCCTGAAAGCAGTGCTTGTGCATCTTGGATGTGAATACCCACTGACACATGTTATTGCCCGGCTGATTACTCTCATAAAGCAGCAAGGCATTGATTGGCCTGACGAGCTAGACGCAGCAGCCGATTTGACAATATATGCTGTTCAGCTTCGATACCCCGGGGCAAATCCAGAGATTGCTCAAGAAGAGTATGATGAGGCTGTTGATATTGCAAAATGTGTGATGGAGTGGGCCGGGCATATTGTTGATTCTGCCTAA
- a CDS encoding nucleotidyltransferase domain-containing protein: MQPSSKVLSELVDRIVAVTQPIRILLFGSGARGEMKPDSDLDVLIVVPEGQNTNSIARLIYRNLIGFDLPVDLVVTTESDLNRYGQNVSLVYRSALRDGRQIYAA; this comes from the coding sequence ATGCAGCCTTCGAGCAAAGTATTGAGCGAACTGGTTGATAGGATAGTTGCTGTAACACAGCCTATCCGGATACTTTTGTTCGGGTCCGGCGCACGCGGCGAGATGAAACCGGATAGTGACCTTGACGTCCTCATTGTGGTCCCGGAAGGCCAAAACACAAACTCGATTGCCCGCCTCATATATCGCAACCTGATCGGCTTTGATCTCCCAGTCGATCTGGTAGTAACCACGGAATCTGACTTGAATCGTTATGGTCAGAATGTCAGCCTCGTTTATCGCAGCGCTCTTCGCGATGGGAGACAGATCTATGCCGCATAA
- a CDS encoding electron transfer flavoprotein subunit alpha encodes MSISVDASKCNGCSLCAKSCGTNAIEVKDKLATITIESCTMCGACVSTCRFKAISIDIEKQATEDLSKYKGVWVFGEQRDGKVAPVVFELINIGRTLADARKTELAVVILGNNISEAVEDLASYPVDKVYVYEAPELENYDAERYCRVLTDVTRELKPEIFLAGATTTGRSFMSGVAINLYTGLTADCTGLEIGEDGLLHQTRPAYGGNIMATILCPYTRPQMSTVRHKVFPTSAKRTSGKAEIVNLAPKSNLFNSRSKVLDFIESVGEKVNLVDADIIISGGRGLGCPENFQILRELADEIGAAVGSSRAAVDAGWIPYAHQVGQTGKTVCPKVYIACGISGAVQHQVGMKSSDTIIAINKDPNAPIFSIADYGFVGDVLEILPLLTKKIKQMRGAPAACKV; translated from the coding sequence ATGTCCATTTCAGTTGATGCGTCCAAATGTAACGGCTGCTCGCTGTGTGCGAAGAGCTGTGGAACTAATGCGATAGAGGTAAAGGACAAGCTCGCTACCATTACCATAGAAAGTTGCACTATGTGCGGCGCGTGCGTCTCGACCTGCCGGTTTAAAGCCATCTCTATCGATATAGAGAAGCAGGCTACCGAGGACCTCTCCAAGTATAAGGGAGTGTGGGTCTTCGGTGAGCAGCGAGACGGCAAAGTGGCCCCGGTTGTCTTCGAGCTTATAAATATAGGCCGCACACTCGCCGATGCCCGCAAGACCGAACTGGCCGTAGTGATCCTCGGAAACAACATTTCAGAGGCCGTAGAAGACCTCGCGAGCTACCCTGTGGACAAAGTCTACGTATATGAAGCTCCCGAGCTTGAAAACTACGATGCCGAGCGCTACTGCCGGGTGCTTACAGACGTAACCCGCGAGCTAAAGCCCGAGATTTTCCTTGCAGGCGCGACCACAACAGGCCGCAGCTTCATGTCCGGCGTGGCGATCAATCTATACACCGGCCTGACCGCAGACTGCACCGGTCTCGAAATCGGCGAAGATGGTCTGCTGCACCAGACGCGACCCGCATACGGTGGAAATATCATGGCTACGATCCTGTGCCCTTATACCAGGCCGCAGATGAGCACCGTCCGGCACAAAGTCTTTCCTACAAGCGCAAAGCGCACATCCGGCAAGGCTGAGATAGTAAACCTTGCTCCCAAGTCGAACCTGTTCAACTCCAGAAGCAAGGTGCTCGACTTCATCGAGAGCGTGGGCGAGAAGGTCAATCTCGTGGACGCCGATATCATCATCTCCGGCGGACGCGGGCTCGGCTGCCCGGAGAACTTCCAGATACTGCGCGAGCTTGCTGATGAGATAGGCGCAGCAGTGGGATCAAGCCGCGCGGCAGTCGATGCCGGCTGGATACCGTATGCGCACCAGGTCGGCCAGACGGGCAAGACTGTCTGCCCCAAGGTCTACATTGCCTGCGGGATCAGCGGCGCTGTGCAGCACCAGGTCGGCATGAAAAGTTCCGACACCATCATCGCCATAAACAAAGACCCCAATGCCCCGATCTTCTCGATTGCGGACTACGGCTTTGTAGGCGACGTGCTCGAAATACTGCCTCTGCTCACTAAAAAGATCAAGCAGATGAGAGGCGCGCCTGCTGCTTGCAAGGTGTGA